The region ACATCATCTAATAACAAAAGTGGGTATTCTCCTGTCATTTCTTTCATCAAATCAATTTCTGCCAGTTTCACGCTTAAAGCTGTAGTTCTTTGTTGCCCTTGAGAGCCAAACGTTTGCACATTGCGCCCATTGACACTGAATTTTAAATCATCACGATGAGGACCAAAAAGCGTAATACGTTGATCAATTTCGCGTTTTCGGCCTTGTTCATAAGCTTGTAGCAAGTCTGCTTGATTCTGCTTTTTATCTTTCGGATTCGTTAAAACGAGTCCGGAAGCATATTGAATCTCTAAGTGTTCTTTCTGTTTAGAAATTTCTTGATGGATCGGAGCTGCCCAATTACCGAGTTTTTCCACAAATAAAAAGCGCTCCGCCAAGATAGCAGCTCCATGTTCTACTAACTGATCAGTCAACACTTCTAAAAAGGTTACATCTTGTTTTTGTTGAAAAGCTAGCTGTTTCAGATACTGATTGCGCTGTTTCAAGACGCGTTGGTATTGGACAAGATGATGTAAATAAATAGGGCTCATTTGGCCCATTTCCATATCTATAAACTTCCTTCGGATGGAAGGCGAGCCTTTCACTAAAGATAAATCTTCTGGTGCAAAAAGGATGACGTTCAAGTGGCCAATATATTCACTCAATTTTTTTTGCTCTAGATGGTTAAATTTAGCTTTTTTTCCTTTAGTAGAAATAATGAGTTCTAACGGAAACTGAGCATTCTTTTTTTGAACTCTCCCGCTTACTCGTGCAACTTCCTCTTCCCAGCGAATGAGTTCTTTATCATTTGCTGTTCGGTGACTTCTCGCCATTGCCAATACATAAATTGCTTCCATCAAACTGGTTTTTCCTTGAGCATTTTCGCCAAGAAAAACGTTAATGCCTTCTGAAAAATGAGCTTGCGCACTTTCATAATTACGGTAATTTGAAAGTTGGATATCTTTCAAAAACATTAACGTTCATCCTCAGAAGCCTGACTGATCGAGTCAACAGATTGTATAAAAAAAGTCCCTTCTTCAGGAATTTCTACAACTGTACCCGGATACAGTTTTTTGCCTCTTCGATTTTCTAATTCATTGTTTACTAAAATAGTATGTTCTGCTAAATACCATTTAGCCATTCCTCCGCTGCTGATAATGTCGGCATGCTTTAAAAACTGGCCCAATGTAATGAATTCATTCTCAATCATGATATTCTTTTTCATAAAATCACCTGCTTTCAATAAAATAAGCGTGGAGTATAAAAAACCCACGCATTTCGCACTTCTTTATTAATACCATTATACCCTTTTTTTCTTCATATTACAAATAATATTAGAAAATAAACCAGCTTCATTACATTTTGATAAACAAATACAAAAAGACCCTAAAAAGCTAAAAGTTCCTTAAAAGGGTAAAAAAAGGCTTTTTTTGAAGGAAGATAAAAAAATGAGTCGAGTTTACTCGAGCTAGTTCTGAAAATAGTCAGTAAGAATAAAAAATAGAACTGCTCTCACATGTTTCCATTCAGAATCTAATGCAGAGAGGCAGTCCTATTTTAAATTTTTAACTATCTTTGGGTTGGATGTAAAACTATTTTATCCCTTGTTGTTAGGCTGAAATACAAAATTTGATTAACTTTATCTAATTTTTCTGTCTTTTATTGTGCAGTATAACCGCCGTCAACTGCCAATTCAGCACCTGTCACATATTTAGATTCGTCTGAAGCTAGATATACGCAAGCATAAGCAATATCGTCAGCGTCACCAACATACTTCAGTGGTATCCCTTGAAGCATCTTGTCCAAAATTGTGGGTACGGATAAAGAAGGGGCAGACATTGGCGTTTTAATTGTTCCTGGGTGAATGGAGTTGCAACGGATGTGATCAGGTCCATAATTGACTGCAACGTTTTTAGTGAGCAAACGAACCCCGCCTTTTGAAGCTGTATAAGAAAAAGGACCGCCAGAACCAACTAATCCCGCAATTGAAGAAATATTTACGATCGACCCACCGCCATTTTCTTTCATAGCTGGAATCACTCGATTGACACCTAAGTAGACACTCTTCAAGTTGATGTCTATTACTTTTTGCCATTCTTCTTCATCCGTTAATTCAGCTGATTTTGTATAATCTCCAGTAATCCCCGCATTGTTAACCAAAATATCAATTTTTCCAAAAGTTTTCAGTGTTTCTTCTTTGACGTGATCCCAATCAGCTCCAGAAGCAACATTTTGTTTAATTGCGATCGCTTCTCCGCCTTTTTCTTTGATATCAGCAAGCAATTCTTGCATTTTTTCTTCTTGAAGATCTGTTAGGACAACTTTAGCCCCTTCTTTTACGAACATAACAGCTGTTGCTGCTCCCATTCCATTAGCTGCTCCAGTAATGATAGCTACTTTGTTTTCTAAAAGTCCCATTTTAAAATGTTCCTTTCCATAAATAACTTTAATAATGTTATTTTAGCGATTGGTGAAGCTATTTACAAGAAATAAGGAAAGAAATTCTATTATTAAGAAATTTCATTGCTAAATCATAGTGTGTTTGAAGAAGGCCAAAATAAAAGACTGTTTTTCTATAAAGTTAGAAAAACAGTCTGGCTTTTCTTAGAATGTCCGAACAGGTGTAATCAATTGGATAAAGTTTTGATCGTTTTCGCTCGGTACTAAAATAAAAGGCCGAACAGGCGATGTAAATTTTATTTTAATATCTGTTTGTCCAAATGTTCTTAACGCATCTTTCATGTAGTCTGGGTTGAAAGACAATTCGATTGGTTCACCTTCAACAGCCAGGTAATCAACTTCTTCTTGCACGTTTCCTACATCAGGAGAGTTTCCGGAAAGTTTCACTAATTCTGGATTGACCGTAATTTTGACAACATTATTTTTACCTTCATGTGACAATAACGATGCTCGTTCAATTGCTCCTAAAAGGACTGTGGCATTAAATTCAACTTCAGATGATGAACTGTCAGGAATCAGACGTTTTGTATCGGGATAATAACCTTCCAAAAGACGAGAATAGAAATACATATTTTCTGTTTTGAATAGAACTTGGTTTTCAGTAACCATCATTTCTAAGTTTTCAGAATTATCAACTAATGTACGAGCAAGTTCAATCAAACTTTTCCCTGGAATAATGACATTGTATTTCTTGCTTGCTTGTTCCTCTGTCATTTCCAATGGAATAATGCGTTGGCTCAAACGGTGACTGTCAGTAGCCACAGCCAGAAGTTGACCATTTTCAATGACCATATTGACACCAGTCAAAATAGGTCGGCTTTCATGAGTTGAAATAGCAATGACAGTTTGCCCAATGACTTGTTTGAATAAACCCACTGGTAAAGTAAATGATTCGTTTGTATCAATAACTGGTAAATGAGGGTAATTATTAGCATCTAAGCCATTAATGGTAAAAGATGCTGTTGCTGAAGTGATCAAGGTTTGAAAATGATCCAATACTTCTAATTCCATCGTTTCTTCAGGTAATTTTTTTACAATTTCACTGAAAAAACGAGCTTGTAAGACGATGCTTCCAGTTTTTTCAATGGTTAAAGCATTGGTCTCATCGGTTACTGGAATAAATGTTTCGATAGAAATATCCGAATCACTTCCCGTTAAGGTAAGTCCTTCTTCGTTAGCTACGATTTTGATCCCCGTTAAAATCGGAATAGTCGTTCTTGAAGAAATTGCACGTTGGACATCTGCAATGCTTTTTAAGAATGAACTTCTTTTGATTGTAAATTTCATTGAGTAAACCTCCAAAATTATAGTTAATTAATTTAATAAGATCTTTAGTAATAGTAGTAGGGCCTGTGGATACTGTGGGTAAGTTATTTGACGCTTAATATTACAAGGTTTTCCACATGTGGATAAGTTGTGGGTAACCTCGAGATAACTTTTATAGTTATATACATGGGCACAGATATTTTTTATCTCTTTAAAATGAGTTTAACGGATAATAGGAAAAAATGTAAATGAATAAGTCCATTACTTAAAAAAATTATTTCAATTTATTTTTTATTTCTTCTATATCTTGTTTTAATTGGTGATCTTTTGTAATAGCATGGGTAATTTTTTCATAAGCGTGAATAACAGTTGTATGATCTTTTCCGCCAAATTCAGCTCCGATTTTTGGTAAAGAATTTGCAGTTAATTCTCGTGAAAGGTACATAGCTATTTGTCTAGGAACAACAATGGATTTTACGCGCTTTTTCCCTTTTAAGTCGGTTAACGAGACTTGATAATATTTGCAAACCGTATTTTGAATATCGAGAATGGATAACGTACTCGGCTTATTTGTATGCAGCATGCTTTTTAAGGCATCTGCAGCAAGACTAGTAGTGATATCCCGACTTTCGATAGCAGCATAAGCTTGTACGCGTACTAAAGCTCCTTCTAATTCACGGATATTAGAGTCGATTTGTCCTGCGATATAGCTCAACGTATCATCTGGTATTTCCAATCTTTCAGCATTGGCTTTTTTCCGTAAAATGGCAATCCGGGTTTCCAAATCTGGCGGTGTGATATCCACTGACAAACCCCATGCAAATCTGGAAATCAACCGTTCTTGTAATTTAGGAATTTCGTTTGGTAAGCGATCGCTGGTTAAAACAATTTGTTTCCGGTCATCATATAAAGCATTAAATGTGTGAAAGAATTCTTCTTGTGTTCCTTCTTTGTCCGCAAAAAATTGAATATCATCGACTAATAAAAGATCCACGCTCCGGTATTCATTCCGAAATTTTTCTTGCATTTTATTTTGAATAGAATTGATGAAATCATTCGCAAAGGTTTCGCTACTGACGTACTTTACTTTTGCATCTGGGTTTAATAACAACATTTGATGGCCGATTGCATGCATTAAATGGGTTTTCCCAAGGCCGACGCCTCCATAGAAAAACAAAGGATTGTAAATCGTACCTGGTTCTTCAGCAACGACTAATGCTGCTGCATGAGCCATTTGATTACCTTTTCCGATAACAAAAGTATCAAATGTGTATTTGTCGTTTAATTGAATGTCCTTTTTAAAGGCATTTTTTTGCATGAGCGATTGGCTTTTTTGTTTTCCAGCAGTGTCTGGATTTTCCTGTTCATTTTTAATAACGAATAAGGGAGAAATTTCACGACTGGAGTATTCATAGATATTTTCGACAATGCGAGTGGCTAAGTTATTTTCCCAATATTCTTTATGTAAAGAAGAGGGAACTTCAATAATGATATTGTGTTCAGTGATGCGAACGGGGTGAGCACTTTCGATCCATGTATCGTAGCTGACTTTGGAAAGTGACTCTTTAAATTTTTCTTTTAAAAAATTCCACAAAGATTGCAAGTCATCCAAGCAAAGAACCTCCTTTATAAATCTGTCTTTCTTATTTTAGCACGTTCGTTAAAAGTTTTCCACAAGTAGTTTACTCCTGTTGAAAATTCATCCACCCTGTGCATATACAGTTATCCACAAGGTGAAAAAGACAGTGGATAACTTCTTCATTTAATGAGTTGTTCACTTAAAAAGTGGATAAAAGGTAAAAATGAAAGCTATAAGACACAGTGTTTTTGACGGTTATCCACAGTCCTCACAAAAAAAGATTCAGTGCTTACACACAGCTTGTTTGTTTGTGCATAACTTCAAAATAACTTGTTCCTAATAAAAAACTAGAAATAACTTATACCAGAGGCTGTGGATAATAAAAATGGTTTGTGGATATCTTTACATGCTGAGAAATAGAGTGAAAATAACCATAAGTTTTTAGTTATAGGTGGAAAAAGAAGAATAGATTTAATAAAAATCAGCGAGGAAAGGAAGGAAGAATAAATAGAATCAACTGTCTTTCGTTTACCTATTATGATGTAGCAAATAAACAGAAAGAGGAATATAAAATGCAAATTTGATGAGAATAATGTAAAAGAAAACGATTAAGCTGTAAAAAAATTAAAAAGAAGGTTTCCTATTTCTGAGATTTATGCTATCATACTGAAGTGAATGAATGAAAATAGGTTTGTCTCTTATTTGATTAAACTATTTTTAGTTCGTTATAATAATTGAGACTGTCTTATGTTGAAC is a window of Carnobacterium mobile DSM 4848 DNA encoding:
- the dnaA gene encoding chromosomal replication initiator protein DnaA, coding for MDDLQSLWNFLKEKFKESLSKVSYDTWIESAHPVRITEHNIIIEVPSSLHKEYWENNLATRIVENIYEYSSREISPLFVIKNEQENPDTAGKQKSQSLMQKNAFKKDIQLNDKYTFDTFVIGKGNQMAHAAALVVAEEPGTIYNPLFFYGGVGLGKTHLMHAIGHQMLLLNPDAKVKYVSSETFANDFINSIQNKMQEKFRNEYRSVDLLLVDDIQFFADKEGTQEEFFHTFNALYDDRKQIVLTSDRLPNEIPKLQERLISRFAWGLSVDITPPDLETRIAILRKKANAERLEIPDDTLSYIAGQIDSNIRELEGALVRVQAYAAIESRDITTSLAADALKSMLHTNKPSTLSILDIQNTVCKYYQVSLTDLKGKKRVKSIVVPRQIAMYLSRELTANSLPKIGAEFGGKDHTTVIHAYEKITHAITKDHQLKQDIEEIKNKLK
- the recF gene encoding DNA replication/repair protein RecF (All proteins in this family for which functions are known are DNA-binding proteins that assist the filamentation of RecA onto DNA for the initiation of recombination or recombinational repair.) encodes the protein MFLKDIQLSNYRNYESAQAHFSEGINVFLGENAQGKTSLMEAIYVLAMARSHRTANDKELIRWEEEVARVSGRVQKKNAQFPLELIISTKGKKAKFNHLEQKKLSEYIGHLNVILFAPEDLSLVKGSPSIRRKFIDMEMGQMSPIYLHHLVQYQRVLKQRNQYLKQLAFQQKQDVTFLEVLTDQLVEHGAAILAERFLFVEKLGNWAAPIHQEISKQKEHLEIQYASGLVLTNPKDKKQNQADLLQAYEQGRKREIDQRITLFGPHRDDLKFSVNGRNVQTFGSQGQQRTTALSVKLAEIDLMKEMTGEYPLLLLDDVLSELDDERQTHLLKVIQNKVQTFLTTTSLDGVKQEMLDAPRIFHIENGHVEMESE
- a CDS encoding SDR family NAD(P)-dependent oxidoreductase, which encodes MGLLENKVAIITGAANGMGAATAVMFVKEGAKVVLTDLQEEKMQELLADIKEKGGEAIAIKQNVASGADWDHVKEETLKTFGKIDILVNNAGITGDYTKSAELTDEEEWQKVIDINLKSVYLGVNRVIPAMKENGGGSIVNISSIAGLVGSGGPFSYTASKGGVRLLTKNVAVNYGPDHIRCNSIHPGTIKTPMSAPSLSVPTILDKMLQGIPLKYVGDADDIAYACVYLASDESKYVTGAELAVDGGYTAQ
- the dnaN gene encoding DNA polymerase III subunit beta, whose product is MKFTIKRSSFLKSIADVQRAISSRTTIPILTGIKIVANEEGLTLTGSDSDISIETFIPVTDETNALTIEKTGSIVLQARFFSEIVKKLPEETMELEVLDHFQTLITSATASFTINGLDANNYPHLPVIDTNESFTLPVGLFKQVIGQTVIAISTHESRPILTGVNMVIENGQLLAVATDSHRLSQRIIPLEMTEEQASKKYNVIIPGKSLIELARTLVDNSENLEMMVTENQVLFKTENMYFYSRLLEGYYPDTKRLIPDSSSSEVEFNATVLLGAIERASLLSHEGKNNVVKITVNPELVKLSGNSPDVGNVQEEVDYLAVEGEPIELSFNPDYMKDALRTFGQTDIKIKFTSPVRPFILVPSENDQNFIQLITPVRTF
- the yaaA gene encoding S4 domain-containing protein YaaA, yielding MKKNIMIENEFITLGQFLKHADIISSGGMAKWYLAEHTILVNNELENRRGKKLYPGTVVEIPEEGTFFIQSVDSISQASEDER